A portion of the Pseudarthrobacter sp. L1SW genome contains these proteins:
- a CDS encoding SGNH/GDSL hydrolase family protein, with amino-acid sequence MRKATAPAARNRRRATAGVAAGIALSAALLLSGCGLPAQSAGGSSPADVGPAFSRVLNPGNGRLEAVVPEIGRTVLLIGDSQSEPADGWPRRGLAAAGYRVYFCGKGGTGFVASKGATGNYIDALLRGDWLLPAGTPAIIVVQGGGNDATSGASDSDIITNADRLIGELQRRYPGTRMAMIGTLARGEGHGGGRRSEVDALLGSVAAGHGLPFVSVGDWLTRYGLVKDLADSVHMNPEGHRALGTLLGGRLRELGLERQPTADDAPLLDARTGDAGLGQD; translated from the coding sequence ATGCGAAAAGCCACGGCCCCCGCGGCCCGGAACCGCCGCCGCGCCACGGCCGGCGTCGCTGCGGGTATTGCCTTGTCAGCTGCCCTTCTCCTCTCCGGCTGCGGCCTGCCCGCCCAGTCCGCCGGGGGTTCCTCCCCGGCGGACGTGGGGCCCGCCTTTTCCCGCGTCCTCAACCCCGGAAACGGCCGGCTTGAGGCGGTGGTTCCGGAGATCGGCAGGACCGTCCTCCTGATCGGCGATTCACAATCGGAACCGGCGGACGGCTGGCCGCGCCGGGGCCTTGCCGCTGCTGGATACCGGGTGTACTTCTGTGGCAAGGGCGGCACCGGCTTTGTCGCGTCGAAGGGAGCCACGGGCAATTACATCGATGCCCTCCTGCGCGGTGACTGGCTGCTCCCGGCCGGCACGCCCGCCATCATCGTGGTGCAGGGCGGCGGCAATGATGCCACCAGCGGAGCCAGTGACAGCGACATCATCACCAACGCTGACCGCCTGATCGGGGAGCTGCAGAGGCGCTATCCGGGCACGCGCATGGCGATGATCGGAACGCTGGCCCGTGGCGAAGGCCATGGCGGAGGCCGGCGAAGCGAGGTGGACGCCCTGCTGGGATCCGTGGCCGCGGGCCACGGCTTGCCCTTCGTGTCCGTGGGTGACTGGCTGACCCGGTACGGCCTTGTTAAGGACCTCGCGGATTCCGTGCACATGAACCCGGAGGGCCACCGGGCGCTGGGTACGCTCCTTGGGGGCCGCCTCCGTGAGCTGGGCCTGGAACGACAGCCGACGGCGGACGACGCCCCTCTGTTGGATGCACGCACCGGAGACGCCGGGCTGGGCCAGGACTGA
- a CDS encoding ABC transporter ATP-binding protein → MTTPQIRIDEAGATGVRPLLEIRDLAITFKTSGGDVQAVRNAHLSIMPGETVAIVGESGSGKSTTALAAIGLLPNNGRVSGGQILLDGEDIAHATEQRMIELRGNTIGMVPQDPMSNLNPVWKIGYQVKETLRANGRPSGPEDIAKVLAEAGLPDARRRANQYPHEFSGGMRQRALIAIGLSCQPRLLIADEPTSALDVTVQRQILDHLDTMTTELGTSVLLITHDLGLAAERADKVVVMYQGQVVEAGPSLELLRNPQHPYTKRLVESAPSLASRRIQAAKEQGVETADLLAPAAEAAASDNVLQIQDLRKVYKLRQGFGKATDFAAVDGVSFDVKRGTTTAIVGESGSGKSTVAKMVLQLEKPTDGRILFDGVDTSVLKAGELFKFRRRVQPIFQDPYGSLDPMYNIFRTIEEPLRVHKIGDSASREKKVRELLDQVALPQSAMQRYPNELSGGQRQRVAIARALALDPEVIICDEAVSALDVLVQAQVLNLLADLQSNLGLTYLFITHDLAVVRQIADHVCVMEKGRLVETGSTDDVFESPQQDYTKALLNAIPGAKLMLPPEVA, encoded by the coding sequence ATGACCACTCCACAAATCCGCATCGACGAGGCCGGCGCCACCGGCGTCAGGCCGCTGCTGGAAATCCGCGACCTTGCCATTACGTTCAAGACCAGCGGCGGGGACGTCCAGGCAGTCCGCAACGCGCACCTGAGCATCATGCCGGGTGAGACCGTGGCCATTGTGGGGGAGTCGGGGTCCGGCAAGTCCACCACGGCCCTGGCGGCCATTGGGCTGCTGCCCAACAACGGCCGTGTTTCGGGCGGCCAGATCCTGCTCGACGGCGAGGACATTGCCCATGCCACCGAGCAGCGGATGATCGAGCTGCGCGGCAACACCATCGGCATGGTCCCGCAGGACCCCATGTCCAACCTCAATCCCGTCTGGAAAATCGGGTACCAGGTCAAGGAAACCCTGCGCGCCAACGGCAGGCCGAGCGGTCCGGAAGACATTGCGAAGGTACTGGCCGAAGCAGGCCTGCCCGATGCCCGCAGGCGTGCCAACCAGTATCCGCATGAGTTCTCCGGAGGCATGCGGCAGCGCGCGCTTATCGCCATCGGCCTCTCCTGCCAGCCGCGGCTGCTCATTGCCGACGAGCCGACGTCGGCGCTGGATGTGACCGTGCAGCGGCAGATCCTTGACCACCTGGACACCATGACCACGGAACTGGGCACCTCGGTGCTGCTCATCACCCACGACCTGGGCCTGGCAGCAGAACGGGCGGACAAGGTTGTGGTGATGTACCAGGGGCAGGTTGTGGAGGCCGGGCCTTCGCTGGAACTGCTCCGCAACCCCCAGCACCCCTACACCAAGAGACTCGTCGAGTCCGCACCTTCCCTTGCCAGCCGGCGTATCCAGGCTGCCAAGGAACAGGGCGTGGAAACGGCGGACCTCCTGGCGCCGGCCGCTGAAGCGGCAGCTTCGGACAATGTCCTGCAGATCCAGGACCTGCGCAAGGTCTACAAGCTCCGGCAGGGTTTCGGGAAAGCTACCGACTTCGCCGCCGTCGACGGCGTGAGCTTCGACGTCAAGCGGGGAACCACAACGGCGATCGTGGGGGAGTCCGGTTCCGGCAAGTCCACAGTGGCCAAGATGGTGCTCCAGCTGGAGAAGCCGACCGATGGCAGGATCCTCTTTGACGGTGTGGACACGTCCGTGCTGAAGGCGGGGGAACTCTTCAAGTTCCGGCGCCGGGTGCAGCCCATCTTCCAGGATCCGTACGGTTCCCTTGACCCGATGTACAACATCTTCCGCACCATTGAAGAGCCGCTGAGGGTTCACAAGATCGGGGACAGCGCGAGCCGCGAGAAGAAGGTCCGGGAACTGCTGGACCAGGTGGCCCTTCCGCAGTCCGCCATGCAGCGGTACCCCAATGAGCTCTCCGGCGGGCAGCGGCAGCGCGTTGCCATTGCCCGTGCCTTGGCGCTGGACCCGGAAGTGATCATCTGTGATGAAGCGGTGTCCGCCCTGGACGTCCTGGTCCAGGCGCAGGTGCTGAACCTGCTGGCGGACCTGCAGTCCAACCTCGGACTGACGTACCTCTTCATCACGCATGACCTCGCCGTGGTGCGCCAGATCGCTGACCATGTCTGCGTTATGGAAAAGGGGCGCCTGGTGGAGACCGGATCCACGGACGACGTCTTCGAATCGCCGCAGCAGGACTACACCAAGGCCCTGCTCAATGCCATTCCCGGCGCCAAGCTGATGCTGCCGCCCGAAGTCGCATAG
- a CDS encoding ABC transporter permease — MTSNNSHFVAPVDETPLLATDAVKTDQAPLSLWSDAWRKLRRRPLFIISALLIVALTVVALFPGLFTSVAPNEGCELANSEGGPTAGHPFGFTFQGCDVYSRVIHGTQASLSVGLLSVLCVLVIGVTLGALAGYYGGWIDAVLARLGDIFFALPLILGALVITQLPLFRENKGVWTVVFVISLLAWPQMARITRGAVIEVRNADFVTAARALGVSKFGALVRHVLPNALAPIIVLATLELGVFIVAEATLSFLGIGLPQSIMSWGNDIAGAQSSIRTRPEIMLYPAAALSITVLSFIMLGDAVRDALDPKSRQR, encoded by the coding sequence ATGACCAGTAATAACAGCCACTTCGTGGCGCCCGTCGACGAAACCCCGCTGCTGGCAACGGACGCCGTCAAGACTGACCAGGCCCCGCTCAGCCTGTGGTCCGACGCCTGGCGCAAGCTCCGCCGTCGTCCGCTGTTCATCATCTCAGCGCTGCTCATCGTGGCACTGACCGTGGTCGCACTGTTCCCCGGACTCTTCACTTCCGTGGCGCCCAACGAGGGCTGCGAACTGGCAAATTCCGAGGGCGGACCCACTGCCGGCCACCCCTTTGGCTTCACTTTCCAGGGCTGCGACGTGTACTCCCGGGTCATCCACGGGACCCAGGCCTCACTGTCAGTGGGCCTGCTTTCAGTGCTGTGCGTCCTTGTCATCGGTGTCACCCTCGGCGCCCTCGCGGGATACTACGGCGGGTGGATTGATGCCGTCCTCGCACGCCTGGGTGACATCTTCTTCGCCCTGCCGCTGATCCTCGGCGCGCTGGTCATCACCCAGCTTCCCCTGTTCCGCGAGAACAAGGGTGTTTGGACGGTGGTCTTTGTCATCTCGCTGCTGGCGTGGCCGCAAATGGCCCGCATCACCCGTGGCGCTGTCATCGAGGTACGCAACGCTGACTTCGTGACCGCCGCCCGTGCCTTGGGCGTCTCCAAGTTCGGAGCCCTCGTGCGCCATGTACTGCCGAACGCCCTCGCCCCGATCATCGTCCTTGCCACCTTGGAGCTTGGCGTGTTCATCGTGGCTGAAGCCACCCTGTCGTTCCTGGGTATCGGCCTGCCGCAGAGCATCATGTCCTGGGGCAATGACATCGCCGGGGCGCAGTCGTCCATTCGAACCAGGCCGGAAATCATGCTGTATCCGGCCGCGGCCCTGTCCATCACGGTCCTGAGCTTCATCATGCTGGGCGATGCCGTACGTGACGCCCTTGATCCCAAGAGCCGTCAGCGATGA